In Bubalus bubalis isolate 160015118507 breed Murrah chromosome 20, NDDB_SH_1, whole genome shotgun sequence, the sequence TATATGGGTCACCAGGAGTAacagtaatttaaatatatactttccGTGCTTGTCATTGCATAAAAGGATACTAGAGCAATGAAGTATAAACAGATACTCCCTGGGACTTCCattgtggtctagtggttaagactctgcacttccaatgcagggggcatgggtttgatccctggtcaaggaactaggtcCTACATGCCCTGCAatgtagccccccaaaataaattaaacagatGCTCCCTTAGGATAAAATTGTGTGAGATGTGGATGGAGATGGGCgttcaaggagaaaaagaaactgtatGAACTATTCAGCTCTTATAGAAGGGCTTGTTCATGTTATTGATGGTGAATATCACATCCTGATGTTATATGGAATTCTTTGGCTGGCATCCTTTGAATACGATGGAACAGTCGTATTTTTAAACGTCATTAATTGCAATAAACTGGTGTACATCCTTTGCAGCTATTTAAATTTGAAAtgcaattttacatttaaaaatgtacaagggTGGATATAGTAAGAGTCTACAAACAACTAGGCAGCccgtttttgtaaataaagttttattgaaacagtcATACCCCTTCATTTTCACACACGAGGgtagagttgagtagttgtaacAGACTGTAGAGATTGCAAAGTCTAGGATATTTACCATctgtccctttttaaaaattactgacacAGGGTATATAagggtttttaaagtatttatttgtgtTATCATGAATAACAAGCTCTCTGTTAAattcaaaactttttttaattttatgtatttatttttggcctcgccatgcagcatgtgggattagttccccaatcagggatcaaaccccctgcattggaactacagtgttaaccactggatcaaTAGGGAAGTCCTGGCATATAGGTTTTTAAATTAACttcttaaaatatgacacagaagaGAACACAAATCATTAAATATGCATTTCAGTGAATTCTCATCATCTAAACACACTCGTGAAACTTGGCACCCAGATGAAGCCACAGAACATTACCAGAACCCCACAAGCCCCCTTTGACTCCTAAGTATTACCATTATCCTGATTTTTAATACTATAGGTTAATGGCATGTACTTTTTAGAATTAATTTGGAGCACAAAAGCAGTAAGAATTTAGTTCCTTTTCAAATTCTGCATTATATACCACCATTTTTGGTGCTTTAAGTTTAACCCagtttattaaaatacaaatcagTTCTCTTGTGCCCCACTTGGCTATAGACATGACCACAAGGCACCCagacctaattttttttttctcctttttgcagAGAAGTTTCACTTTCAATCATGGATGGTGCAGGTCAGTGTCCAACTTCTTCTTTCTGAAGTTTCTCATTTCACTGTTTCCTGTTATCAGAACAGACCGTCCTAGATTTGAGACGATGAAGGAGGAATTTCCAGGCCCCATCCCCTGGGTCTTTCCCACATGGGGATGAGTCAAACGCTGCAAAAAGATTTCGTTAAGTGAGTTCCTTCCAAACAGTGGTCTGGTCCCCAGTAGTGAAGTTGGCTAGCAGCCTTGGAAATCTTcagatttatttacattttttgtatTCAAATCACATTGTGTAGCTGGCTGCAAAATCAATCGAAAAACACTGGTGtgcatatttttgaaaaatggtgATTTCTGCCATGAACTTGACCTAGTGCCAGTTGTGGCCTCCAGGGCTGATCTAAATGTGACAGGTCATTCACCTGGCCTTCTCGATCTCTTAACTGACTCTACGGCAGCTGCATAGGCTTCATTCTGGCCACAGGCCCCTGGAGGCAGAGGGGTTCCTATATAAACCCAGGGCAGTGTCCCACCTCTAATACAGTTTTGGCCTGAGAATTATGGCAGGAAGAAAACCTCCATTCCTCCTCTTAGAAGACAAGACCGTTACCCTCTGGTAAGCAGCGTCCTGTTTCCATGACGTATTGCTTGCTAATGTGTTTCAGCATCAAAAGAAATACAGCTCAGAGGAGTACCACCACAGGCTGCAGGTGTTTGCCAGCAACTTGAGGGAGATCAACGCCCACAACGCCAGGAACCACACATTTAAAAGTACGTGGGGACACCTTGCCTCCAGGCCGCTCATCCCTGGGAGGAGAGAGCAGCTCAGATCTGGAAAGAAATGAATGATTACAGGGTCCACTgggctggggagtggggcagggggagagcaGCCACCCAGGCTCTGAAGCTGGGGCCGACCTCACATTCCAGCTCTGCTATTGTTCTCTGAGATTCAAGGGGTTGTAACTTTAGGGTGTCCCTCCAAAGGGTTGTGGTGTTTCTGCTTTCTGAGGGTCCAGCCCAGATGCTGAGCCCCTGGGCTGCCGAGGGGAGCAGTGCTTCTGGACTCACGAGCAGCTCCTTAGGACATCTGCCTTCAGTCTGGGTTCGTTTCACTAGAAACACGCTACATACACTGAGGACTCAGAAGTGATGGCACTGTCAACTGAGTGAGTAACATGGGCAGAAGCGTGAAGTGGAAGGAAACCTCAGTTTGAACCTCATTTCTGCCCAGTATTGGCTGTGTCAACCCTGGGGGGCATTGATAGCTCTGAAGTTTCACTGGACTGTTAAGTGGAGATCAAGGCTCCCCCCGCCAGGCTATGAAGACGGAAGGAGGTAACAGGTGGCAGGCACTTGGTGCAGGTGTGGTGGTTCAGTACCCGGACGTCCACCAGACCTACTAACGGGGCATCTAAAAAATGGgtgcccaggccccaccccaggcccactACGTCCGCATCTCTGGGGTGCAGCCCAGACACTGGTACTGTTCCCCAGGGAATTCCAAAGCACAGTCAGGCTGACCTTGGTGTAGTaaattacagttgacccttgaacagtgtGGGGTTAGAGGCACCGACTGTCCACACAGTTGAGAGTCTGAGTATAACTGATTGTCTGCCCTCCATATATGCATTTCCTCCATATGTGCACTTTCTCTGTATCCACGGTTCTGCATCCCATGATTACACCAACCCAGGATCATGTTGccctgtagtatttactattggaaaaaaatccatgtataagtggatCTGCCTAGTTCaaaccatgttgttcaagggtcaactgtaaaatcaactatacctcaataaaaaaataaatttaaaaatttgttttaaaacagttCAACTGCGTCCATTccgtttaaaaatttaaagaagccaAGTTGAGGGCCTGTAAATAGGACACGAGGGACCGtgagatttcattatttttttgtttctttattagtGATCTACTGAAcacctctgttttgttttttgtttgattgtttaCTGTTCTGCCTTCTCTTTTTTCAGTGGGACTGAATCAATTTTCAGACATGAGCTTTGATGAATTAAAACGCAAGTATCTTTGGTCAGAGCCTCAGGTGGGTATTACTCACTGGGACCAAATCTGAGTCTTTTCtgcttggctttttttttcccgctgcgctgggtcttcgtttgCTGAGAGGGCTTTCTTaagttgcagtgagtgggtgctactctctggttgtggttcACAGCcttcttgcagtggcttctcttgttgcagactctaaggtgcgtgggcttcagtagttgtggcgcttgggcttagttgctccggagcatgtgggatcttcctggaagagggatcaaacccgggtcccctgcattggcaggcagattcttgaccgctggaccaccagagaagtcccaactaATAATATTTTAGCATAAGTAATATCCAAAGTATTGCATGGGATGTACACTACAACTTTTTCATCATTGATCTAAAATTCAACTTTAACTGGGTGAACTGTAttcttatttgctaaatctgCCCTCCCTGTCCTAACTGCCCCAACTTGAGTCCCCCAAAGGACCTGTCATTTAGCATTTGGAACTAATAGGGTGCGATAAGATGGTTCTGACAACCAtaatctttctcattctcttgtggTGACTATTTTAATTACATACTTTTCCATCAGAAATGGGATTTTCCCCCCCTGAAAATTTAATTGTACAATAAAATTGTAATTTGTCATTTCAGAATTGCTCAGCCACCAAAAGTAACTACCTTCGAGGTACTGGTCCCTACCCATCCTTCATGGACTGgcgaaaaaaaggaaattttgtcACACCAGTGAAAAATCAGGTATGCATGATGGTCCCCAGTTTTTCCTCCTAAACAGCCACATTTTCAGACAGTATGCCAGGAAGAAAAACTCAAGAGAATCCCAAAACACAAAGAGTAATATCCCCAActccattattttttcattatctcTCTAGCTACCTTCCTCCAAAAGGCCAGGAGGTCATTGTTTTTATGGATGTAGTTCCTCTTTGGGCTGAAGTGTaccccttccctcctgctccaCTGCCCTGTCTAAAGCTCCCCGCTGGCCCTGGGTCTCTTCTAGTCACCCTAAACATCTGTGCCCTTCTGTAACTGGATACGGGACCCCATTCCTACACATCTTTTCTTCCTGTCCTCCATCCACTCCACAAGGCACCAGGTCCAGCCCCTCCCTCGCCCTCTGCCTCCCTCAAGGGAGCTGCAGGTGGTCAACGAACAGCATGGAACCCCGCATTGCAGACGTGCTCTGAAGAGCGCCTCCTGCACGACACAGCGTGCCAGGCAAGGCAAGTGGTGGCACGTTCCTGCACTGAGGGCTGAGGGTCCCGCACACTGCTGGGTCCTGGAGAGTCTGGGCCCTGCTGTCCCCGGAAGCGACGGTGCAGTGGCCATCTTCAGAAGCATTCCCACCTCTTGCTCCCAGGAAACACAGGGTGAAGGTTGCCTTCCTGGTAGCACTTGGCTTTCCACTGAAACTCGCCATGAGaaacattttctccttttcctgaaaTCCACGTGACGCAGCCATGATGCCCCCAGGCTCACTGAATTCCCAGAGCCTGCCTAGTGAGCTAGACGGTTCAACGAGAACCCAGAAGCCAAAACGAGCCTCCACTTCAGCAGAGGGGTAGGATGAAGTCAGTCCCCTCCCCCAAGACCCCAGGGTGGCTTTTAACCATCTGAGAATCCCGGGACAGTTCAAAGCCCAACAGGTATTCAATGTGGAAGCCTGAACCCCCTCACCCTCTGGGCAAGGAAGAAGCAGAGGTCTGCCAAGGATGTTCTGGGTCCTCTCGCTAGCTAGCTATCAGGCAGGAGAGAGACCCCTGAGCAGAGGGGCCGGAACAAGGTGGTCACCCCTGTGGGTGTGTATGGGCTCTCACTATAGCCACAATATGGTTACAGGTGTGAAGACAGGATCTGACATTAGCTCAGTAGCCTCAAGGGAGGCTGAAGGTGCAAAGCAAGTGGGTCTCCACTCAAGGCCTGCTCTGTCTCTTTCCTCAGTGGCCAAGCCCACCTCCTTGACCAGAGATCAGGCCCTCCCCTCCCGCTGCCAAGGGAAGGATTTGAGAGGAAGAGactggggatggggggagggtgaAGGCTCTTTCCAGGAGACAAGCAAGGAGGAGTGGACAAGAACAGTGAGGAAAGGATCTTAGGAGATGTTTCAGAAGTAGTCTATGGACGGTTGAGCCAGTGAAGGGCAGAAAAGGGACAAAGATGGGGATAAGAGAAAGATGCTGACAGCAGCTGGTGTTACTGAGCCCGTGGGGTAACTGCATGACTGGCAAGATCTTATCTGCACTTCTGACAGTTCTGTGGGGCAAGCATGGTGGTTCCCGTTTTACAAGTGATGAAACTGGGGGATGGGGAGACACCCCTTGCCCAGCTCACATAGTGGGTGGGGGCAGGACTGTGATCTGAAGTAGGCGACACCTGGCCCCAATGAGGTGTCAGGAGACTGGTCAGTGGCCGTGATCATGGTAGAGGACAGGGAGATGGATGGCTGGGCAGGACACACAGGGTCTATGGTGTCTGGGGTGTATACTGGTGGGGTCCTCTGGGAGACAGGTGGTCTGGGTCTGGGCAGAGGTCAGAGCTGAAGTGGGGTCTGGGAAGTTGTTAGTTTAAAAGGACTGTGGGTGAGATTGGAGGGGGAAAGGTGAGAGAGAAGGTTCTGGAAACAGGACTTTGGTGAGTCCTTCTGTTGGGAgcagtggaaagaagagaagccagcaggagattcagaagcagagagacttcccaggcagtccagtggttaagactctgaacttccactgcagagggcgtgggtcgatgcctggttggggaattaagatcccttgTGCCTCGTGGTgcagcaaggaaagaaaaaaagtagaatgaCATGTAGAACAGCACAGAATGGAGTCAGGAGGAACTCTGGCCCTTGCAGGACAGTGGGGGTTGGTCAGCGAGGGGCCAGATGGGGGAGTGCACAGCTGCTGCTGCCCTTTtacaagcctcagttttctcatctgtaacatgcGGAGAAGGATGCCGGCCACTTGGGGCTTGTGAGGATCAGCACGGACAGATGTGAGTTGGGGCGTGGTCCACTGAGGTTCTTGGGAGCTTGAGGGGCCCAGGTTCTGACTCCCTTTCTCCACTCTGGCCTCCAGGGCAGCTGCGGCAGCTGCTGGACCTTCTCCACCACCGGGGCCCTGGAGTCGGCTGTCGCCATAGCAACGGGGAAGTTGCCCTTCCTGGTGAGTGACCAGCCGTGGGGcggggtgggatgtggggagtGTGGGATCAGGGTCTCCTCCTGCAGGGGTCACAGCTTGGCTCTGAGCCCTGACTTGGTGGGGCAGGCCAGGCCTTCAGGCTTCTTCAGGGCATTAGATGAGAGTGGCCATGTCAGCTGGACTTTGTGTCCCAGTCTCATGGATATTTGGCATGCAAACCTCCCCTGACGGTTTGGAAGCACTGAGGCTCATTCCTGAGTGGGTCTGGGTGTTCCTCGGTCTGGGAACCCAGGGCCTTCAGAGAGCAGAGCCTGCCTGGGAGGCAGCCCTGTAGGAGCTGCACCCCCTCCCAGGCTGGTCGTCTTCCTGCAGGGGAGAGCTAGGACCTGTGTATTCACCTCCGGAGCCCCCAGAGCAAGGGGTGACTGTCGGACCACGGCGTCCTGCATAGGGAAGCAGGGGAAGAGAGGGCTAGACTGGCGAGGGCCACCAGGGCTGGGGAGTAGAGAAggcctgtcccctccctcccacatgCCACCATGGGGGCCCACCTATGTGCACCCTTCAGGCCCCTCCTCACCCTCTCACATGCCGGCTTGGCTGCCAGGTCATCACTGAGCTCTTCCCCAAAAGGCGCTGGCTCTGGGCTGGCCCCTTGGACACAGAGATGGACCTCGCCCTGGGGGAGTATAACctgatcctcctgacccagagctGGCGGGGCCACGGGTGTGGTCGGCTCAGGGGGCCCTGAGCTGGGGGCTCTCCCAGTGAACACCTAGCTCACTGGGTACAtgttccttctccaggctgaGCAGCAGCTGGTGGACTGCGCCCAGAACTTCAACAACCACGGCTGCCGAGGGTACGTCCCAGACCAGGGTGGGGAGACCTGGAGCCCCTTCTTATTTCCCGGGGTTACTTCTGTTGGGTCTAGGATGGGCCGAGACTCTGTCCTGGGTGGAAGCAAAATTGGCCCCGCTTAAAGAGGAGGATGGTCACCCCACATACCCGAGGTCCATCAGCTGGAGTGGGCAGAGCTATAACCCAGGCCCGGGCCTGTCTGCTCCCAGAATCTGTCCTCTTTCCCTGTTGTCACTGGCTGTCACCCCTCAGCACATTTGGCCTCATCCACCACCCGGGCCTCTGTGTGAGTGGCCAAAACAATTCACAGAATGAGAAGCACGTTGTCCTGCAGAAGCAAGATCCACACATGGGTGTCTGGTCGGCTGTCTGCGAATTCTCtagggcagcagtccccaacctttttggcaccaggggctggtttcatggaagacgattttcccatggactgggggtatggggagggagatggagtggggatggtttcaggatgattcaagtacagTACATTTATTGTGCTTTTATTCTAATCTAATGTTGATGATGACAGGAGGTACCGGTCCGCGGCCGGGAGACTGGGGTCCCCTGCTCTAAAGCTCTGGCTGCCCCAGCTCTGCAGGCTGTGTGAAGGAGCTTTTCTATAGATGAGGTGCCATGTTCAGGCAGAAACACTGTATTTTGCCAGGCCTGCTCTCTTggcccctttatttatttattgaggtcTAGTTTaactacagtgttgtgttaattactgccatacagcaaagtgactcaattatacatatcattgttgttcagtcagtaagtcgtgtccgactctttgcaaccccatagttatacacatattaaaaagcagagacatcactttgctgacaaaggtccgtatagccaaagctatggtttttccagtagtcatgtaccaatgtgagagttggaccataaagaaggcttagcaccaaagaattgatgcctttgaactgtggtgctggggaagcctcttgagagtcccttggacagcaaggagatcaaagcagtcaatcctaaaggaaatcaacccgaaatactcattggaaggactgatgctaaagctgaaactccaatactctggccacctgatgcgaagagctgattcatcggaaaaaacactgatgctggaaaaaacggaaggcaggaggagaagagggcagcagaggatgagatggttggatagcttcattgactcgatggacatgagtttgaacaaactccgagaaatagtgaaggacagggaagcctagcgtgctgcagtccatggggtcacagagagtcaaatatgacttagcgactgaacagcaacagttatatacacatacatacattcttttccatattcttttccattatggtttatcacaggatattgaatatacagtaggaccttgttgtttatccattctagatataccagtttgcatctgctaaccccaaactcccagtctgtcTACCTACCTAATGGCCTATTCTTCAAACGGGTTATTAGGGATTGACTCATGGTTCCCAGTGTCTCCAGCCCTCATCTCCTCCTCACATGCAGTGCTCTAAGACCTTTCCTGTGCACACAGGTATAAAGCCAGGCCTCTCGTGTTCCCCCAGAGCAGGCTCCCAGCCTTGCCTCCCGCCCCCTCCCAGCGGCCCAGCCCTCTCCCAGGCAAGTCCTGCTTCAGCAGCAGCCAGCACAGGAGTCTCCTGCAGGGAACCACGCTCAGGCTCGTCCTGGGACTCAGGGCTGAAGTCACGGCCCCCAGCCCCGCCAGGGCAGACGTCTGGCACGCCCCAGCCTCGGCAGGCCCTGCCTCTATCGGGGCCGGTCCCAGGTGGGCACAGCTGTGTGTGCTTCTTGCAGGGGTCTCCCCAGCCAGGCCTTCGAGTACATCCGGTACAACAAGGGCATCATGGGTGAAGACACCTACCCCTACAGGGGCCAGGTAACTCGGGCAGCCTGGTCTCCGTCTTCTTGGTC encodes:
- the CTSH gene encoding pro-cathepsin H isoform X2, which gives rise to MWAVLPLLCAGAWLLGAPACGAAELAVNSLEKFHFQSWMVQHQKKYSSEEYHHRLQVFASNLREINAHNARNHTFKMGLNQFSDMSFDELKRKYLWSEPQNCSATKSNYLRGTGPYPSFMDWRKKGNFVTPVKNQGSCGSCWTFSTTGALESAVAIATGKLPFLAEQQLVDCAQNFNNHGCRGGLPSQAFEYIRYNKGIMGEDTYPYRGQDGDCKYQPSKAIAFVKDVANITLNDEEAMVEAVALHNPVSFAFEVTADFMMYRKGIYSSTSCHKTPDKVNHAVLAVGYGEEKGIPYWIVKNSWGPHWGMKGYFLIERGKNMCGLAACASFPIPLV